From the Kitasatospora viridis genome, one window contains:
- a CDS encoding NAD(P)/FAD-dependent oxidoreductase, with translation MERPRILVVGGGFAGLECARRLERKLAPSEAQITLVAPFSYQLYLPLLPHVAAGVLTPQSVAVSLRRSLRRTRIVPGGAIGVDPRSKVCIVRKITDQEVVEPYDYLVLAPGSVTRTFDIPGLTDHARGMKTLAEAAYVRDHVIAQLDLAADTDDQAERESRLGFVVVGGGYAGTETAACLQRLTTAALDRYPRLDPRLIKWHLIDIAPKLMPELGDHLGSRALRVLRDRGIEVSLGVSVAKVDDTSVTFTDGRVIPSRTLIWTAGVAASPLIGTLDAETVRGRIAVTAEMRVPQFEGVFALGDAAAVPDLAKGDGAVCPPTAQHSARQGRRVADNLVAALRNQPLEPYYHKDLGLVVDLGGKDAVSKPVGVEMSGVPAQLVARGYHLMAMRTNVAKFRVGCNWLINATAGDDFVRINFLARQPARLRDFEYTGVYLSKDQVREHAEALRAEH, from the coding sequence ATGGAACGTCCTCGGATCCTGGTGGTCGGCGGCGGTTTCGCCGGTCTGGAGTGCGCCCGCCGGCTGGAGCGCAAGCTCGCTCCCTCGGAGGCGCAGATCACCCTGGTCGCGCCGTTCAGTTACCAGCTCTACCTGCCGCTGCTGCCGCACGTCGCGGCCGGGGTGCTGACCCCGCAGTCGGTGGCGGTGTCGCTGCGCCGCTCGCTGCGCCGCACCCGGATCGTGCCGGGCGGCGCGATCGGGGTGGACCCGCGGTCCAAGGTCTGCATCGTCCGCAAGATCACCGACCAGGAGGTCGTGGAGCCGTACGACTACCTGGTGCTGGCGCCCGGCAGCGTGACCCGCACCTTCGACATCCCGGGGCTGACCGACCACGCGCGCGGCATGAAGACGCTGGCCGAGGCGGCCTACGTGCGCGACCACGTGATCGCCCAGCTCGACCTGGCGGCGGACACCGACGACCAGGCCGAGCGGGAGTCCCGGCTGGGCTTCGTGGTGGTCGGCGGCGGCTACGCGGGCACCGAGACGGCGGCCTGCCTGCAGCGGCTGACCACCGCCGCGCTGGACCGCTACCCGCGGCTGGACCCGCGGCTGATCAAGTGGCACCTGATCGACATCGCCCCGAAGCTGATGCCCGAGCTGGGCGACCACCTGGGGTCGCGCGCCCTGCGGGTGCTGCGCGACCGGGGCATCGAGGTCTCGCTGGGCGTCTCGGTGGCCAAGGTGGACGACACCTCGGTGACCTTCACGGACGGCCGGGTGATCCCGTCGCGCACGCTGATCTGGACCGCCGGCGTCGCGGCCAGCCCGCTGATCGGCACCCTGGACGCGGAGACGGTGCGCGGCCGGATCGCGGTGACCGCCGAGATGCGGGTGCCGCAGTTCGAGGGCGTCTTCGCGCTGGGCGACGCGGCGGCCGTGCCGGACCTGGCCAAGGGCGACGGCGCGGTCTGCCCGCCCACCGCGCAGCACTCGGCCCGCCAGGGCCGCCGGGTGGCCGACAACCTGGTGGCCGCGCTGCGCAACCAGCCGCTGGAGCCCTACTACCACAAGGACCTGGGCCTGGTGGTGGACCTGGGCGGCAAGGACGCCGTCTCCAAGCCGGTGGGTGTGGAGATGTCCGGGGTGCCGGCCCAACTGGTGGCGCGCGGCTACCACTTGATGGCGATGCGGACCAACGTGGCGAAGTTCCGGGTCGGTTGCAACTGGCTGATCAACGCGACCGCCGGCGACGACTTCGTGCGGATCAACTTCCTGGCCCGCCAGCCGGCCCGGCTGCGGGACTTCGAGTACACCGGCGTCTACCTGTCGAAGGATCAGGTGCGCGAGCACGCCGAGGCCCTACGGGCCGAGCACTGA
- a CDS encoding HipA family kinase, whose product MLREVTAVRYAAPLREGGSMPGLVAGDDHRLYALKWSGAAQGRKALVAEVLAGELGRGLGLPVPELVRIELDPVLARSEPEQQIQEQMRASGGVNIGLAFVSGALNFDPLCFEVPAGLAARVLWFDALINNVDRSWRNPNLLVADGELVLIDHGASLVFHHNWPGAAAWARRAYDADDHALRRFAGGLAEADAELAARCTPRLLAAAAAAVPDEFLVDEPGFDGPDEVRAAYAAQLGERLAGPRDWLPELEAGR is encoded by the coding sequence GTGCTTCGTGAAGTGACGGCGGTCCGCTACGCGGCGCCACTGCGAGAAGGCGGCTCGATGCCGGGCCTGGTGGCGGGCGACGACCACCGCTTGTACGCGCTCAAGTGGAGCGGGGCGGCGCAGGGGCGCAAGGCGCTGGTCGCCGAGGTGCTGGCCGGGGAGCTCGGGCGCGGGCTCGGCCTGCCGGTGCCCGAACTGGTGCGGATCGAGCTGGACCCGGTGCTCGCCCGCAGCGAGCCGGAGCAGCAGATCCAGGAGCAGATGCGGGCCAGCGGCGGGGTCAACATCGGCCTGGCCTTCGTCAGCGGCGCGCTCAACTTCGACCCGCTCTGCTTCGAGGTGCCGGCCGGGCTCGCCGCCCGGGTGCTCTGGTTCGACGCGCTGATCAACAACGTGGACCGCTCCTGGCGCAACCCCAACCTGCTGGTGGCCGACGGCGAGTTGGTGCTGATCGACCACGGGGCGAGCCTGGTCTTCCACCACAACTGGCCCGGCGCCGCCGCCTGGGCCCGGCGCGCCTACGACGCGGACGACCACGCGCTGCGGCGGTTCGCCGGCGGGCTCGCCGAGGCCGACGCGGAGCTCGCGGCGCGCTGCACGCCGCGGCTGCTGGCCGCCGCGGCCGCCGCCGTGCCGGACGAGTTCCTGGTGGACGAGCCGGGGTTCGACGGGCCGGACGAGGTGCGGGCGGCCTACGCGGCGCAGCTGGGGGAGCGGCTGGCCGGGCCGCGGGACTGGCTGCCGGAGCTGGAGGCGGGGCGATGA
- a CDS encoding DUF3037 domain-containing protein, translating to MSELREYEYALIRAVPRVERGECVNLGVLLYCRWQEQLLARTLLPEAKLLALDPAVDLVGVARALRGIEAVAAGGPAAGPAAGDSPGQRFRWLTAPRSAVIQPGPVHTGLTADPGADLTRLFDQLVA from the coding sequence ATGAGCGAGCTGCGCGAGTACGAGTACGCGCTGATCCGGGCGGTGCCGCGGGTCGAGCGGGGGGAGTGCGTCAACCTGGGCGTGCTGCTGTACTGCCGCTGGCAGGAGCAGCTGCTGGCCCGCACCCTGCTGCCGGAGGCCAAGCTGCTGGCGCTCGACCCGGCCGTCGACCTGGTCGGCGTCGCCCGGGCGCTGCGCGGCATCGAGGCGGTCGCCGCCGGCGGCCCCGCGGCCGGTCCGGCCGCCGGGGACAGCCCCGGGCAGCGCTTCCGCTGGCTCACCGCCCCGCGCAGCGCCGTCATCCAGCCCGGCCCGGTGCACACCGGCCTGACCGCCGACCCCGGGGCCGATCTGACCCGGCTCTTCGACCAGCTGGTTGCCTAA
- a CDS encoding MarR family winged helix-turn-helix transcriptional regulator, with translation MAAMNTAAPRISTAELMEAVSGVSAAFWIDFAAAAGRHGLSSTQAKALGVVTEPVPMRALAEQLGCDASNVTGIVDRLEGMGLASRAAAATDRRVKIVTITPAGAEVLQRIRADMTRAHRALESLDDAQRADLLAMCAQLLPLLQS, from the coding sequence ATGGCTGCCATGAATACCGCCGCGCCCCGCATCTCCACCGCCGAACTGATGGAGGCGGTGTCCGGCGTGAGCGCCGCGTTCTGGATCGACTTCGCGGCGGCCGCCGGGCGGCACGGGCTGAGCTCGACCCAGGCCAAGGCGCTCGGGGTGGTCACCGAGCCGGTGCCGATGCGGGCGCTGGCCGAGCAGCTCGGGTGCGACGCCTCGAACGTGACCGGGATCGTGGACCGGCTGGAGGGCATGGGGCTGGCCAGTCGCGCGGCGGCGGCCACCGACCGGCGGGTCAAGATCGTCACCATCACCCCGGCCGGCGCCGAGGTGCTGCAGCGGATCCGCGCCGACATGACCCGCGCGCACCGGGCCCTGGAGTCGCTGGACGACGCGCAGCGCGCCGACCTGCTGGCGATGTGCGCCCAGCTGCTGCCGCTGCTGCAGAGCTGA
- a CDS encoding sulfite exporter TauE/SafE family protein, producing the protein MVSGLAGDLTLGAVVLAGASVQRMAGIGFALVTAPVLALLLGPEQGVVLSNCAAGAISAIGLASTWRQVRPGAMLPLIAAAACTVPLGAWVAARLPEAQLFAVMGALVTVAVLLVLRGARVAALRGRGGAVAAGAASGFMNSAAGVGGPALSLYAVNAGWTVREFVPNAQFYGLTVNLFSLLAKGVPRLAGPAWLAVAVALALGAVIGHWAADRVPERGARTVVLLLALGGGVTTLLKGMSML; encoded by the coding sequence GTGGTCTCAGGCTTGGCGGGCGATCTGACCCTGGGCGCGGTGGTGCTGGCCGGCGCCTCGGTGCAGCGGATGGCGGGGATCGGCTTCGCCCTGGTCACCGCCCCCGTGCTGGCCCTGCTGCTCGGCCCGGAACAGGGCGTGGTGCTGTCCAACTGCGCGGCCGGCGCGATCAGCGCGATCGGTCTGGCCAGCACCTGGCGGCAGGTGCGTCCGGGCGCGATGCTCCCGCTGATCGCGGCGGCCGCCTGCACCGTGCCGCTCGGCGCCTGGGTGGCGGCCCGGCTGCCCGAGGCGCAGCTGTTCGCGGTGATGGGCGCGCTGGTCACGGTCGCCGTGCTGCTGGTGCTGCGCGGCGCCCGGGTGGCCGCGCTGCGCGGGCGGGGCGGCGCGGTGGCGGCGGGCGCGGCCAGCGGCTTCATGAACTCGGCGGCCGGCGTCGGCGGCCCGGCGCTGTCCCTGTACGCCGTCAACGCGGGCTGGACGGTGCGCGAGTTCGTCCCGAACGCGCAGTTCTACGGCCTGACCGTGAACCTCTTCTCGCTGCTCGCCAAGGGCGTCCCGCGGCTGGCCGGCCCCGCCTGGCTCGCGGTGGCCGTCGCGCTGGCGCTCGGCGCGGTGATCGGCCACTGGGCGGCCGACCGGGTGCCCGAGCGCGGTGCCCGCACGGTCGTGCTGCTGCTCGCCCTCGGCGGCGGGGTGACCACACTGCTCAAGGGCATGAGCATGCTGTGA
- the purB gene encoding adenylosuccinate lyase, giving the protein MSAKPQIPNVLAARYASATLAQLWSPEHKVVLERHLWLAVLKAQQDLGIDVPATAVADYERVVDQVDLASIAARERVTRHDVKARIEEFSELAGHEQIHKGMTSRDLTENVEQLQVRQSLEHVRDRTVAVLVRLGRLSAEHAELVMAGRSHNVAAQATTLGKRFASIADELLVAFTRLEELIARYPLRGIKGPVGTAQDMLDLLGGDAAKLSELERRVAGHLGFENVFTSVGQVYPRSLDFEVLTALVQLAAAPSSLAKTIRLMAGHELVTEGFKEGQVGSSAMPHKMNTRSCERVNGLAVILRGYASMTGELAGDQWNEGDVSCSVVRRVALPDAFFAFDGLLETFLTVLDEFGAFPAVIEAELDRYLPFLATTKVLMGAVRAGVGREAGHEVIKEHAVASALAMRAGVRENELLDRLAADERIPLDRAALDALLADRLSFTGAAGAQVAELVERIGEVAARYPEAAKYAPGDIL; this is encoded by the coding sequence GTGAGCGCGAAGCCCCAGATCCCCAATGTCCTGGCCGCCCGGTACGCCTCGGCGACCCTCGCCCAGCTGTGGTCCCCCGAGCACAAGGTGGTCCTCGAACGCCATCTGTGGCTCGCCGTCCTGAAGGCCCAGCAGGACCTCGGCATCGACGTCCCCGCGACCGCGGTGGCCGACTACGAGCGGGTCGTCGACCAGGTCGACCTGGCCTCGATCGCCGCCCGTGAGCGGGTCACCCGGCACGACGTGAAGGCCCGGATCGAGGAGTTCAGCGAGCTCGCCGGCCACGAGCAGATCCACAAGGGGATGACCTCCCGGGACCTGACCGAGAACGTCGAGCAGCTGCAGGTCCGCCAGTCGCTGGAGCACGTGCGCGACCGCACGGTGGCCGTGCTGGTCCGCCTCGGCCGGCTCTCCGCCGAGCACGCCGAGCTGGTGATGGCCGGCCGCTCGCACAACGTCGCCGCCCAGGCCACCACCCTCGGCAAGCGGTTCGCCTCGATCGCCGACGAGCTGCTGGTCGCCTTCACGCGGCTGGAGGAGCTGATCGCCCGTTACCCGCTGCGCGGGATCAAGGGCCCGGTCGGCACCGCCCAGGACATGCTCGACCTGCTGGGCGGCGACGCCGCGAAGCTGTCCGAGCTGGAGCGTCGGGTGGCGGGCCACCTGGGCTTCGAGAACGTCTTCACCAGCGTCGGCCAGGTCTACCCGCGCTCGCTGGACTTCGAGGTGCTGACCGCCCTGGTCCAGCTGGCCGCCGCGCCGTCCAGCCTGGCCAAGACGATCCGCCTGATGGCCGGCCACGAGCTGGTGACCGAGGGCTTCAAGGAGGGCCAGGTCGGCTCCTCGGCGATGCCGCACAAGATGAACACCCGCTCCTGCGAGCGGGTCAACGGCCTCGCGGTGATCCTGCGCGGCTACGCCTCGATGACCGGCGAGCTGGCCGGCGACCAGTGGAACGAGGGCGACGTCTCCTGCTCGGTGGTCCGCCGGGTCGCGCTGCCGGACGCCTTCTTCGCCTTCGACGGCCTGCTGGAGACCTTCCTGACGGTGCTCGACGAGTTCGGCGCCTTCCCGGCCGTGATCGAGGCCGAGCTGGACCGCTACCTGCCGTTCCTGGCCACCACCAAGGTGCTGATGGGCGCGGTGCGGGCCGGGGTCGGCCGCGAGGCCGGCCACGAGGTGATCAAGGAGCACGCGGTCGCCTCGGCGCTGGCCATGCGGGCCGGCGTCCGGGAGAACGAGCTGCTGGACCGCCTCGCCGCCGACGAGCGGATCCCGCTGGACCGGGCCGCGCTGGACGCCCTGCTGGCCGACCGGCTCTCCTTCACCGGCGCGGCCGGGGCCCAGGTGGCCGAGCTGGTCGAGCGGATCGGCGAGGTCGCCGCGCGCTACCCGGAGGCCGCCAAGTACGCGCCGGGCGACATCCTCTGA
- a CDS encoding MFS transporter, which translates to MENGIRLHSAQGRWVVLAAALGSGMAMLDGTVVNVALPHIGAELGASLASLQWTVNAYLLTLAGLILLGGSLGDRYGRRRVFLIGVVWFAAASGLCAIAPTVGVLIAARALQGIGGALLTPGSLALLQATFHPDDRSAAVGAWSGLGGVATAVGPLLGGWLVSGPGWRWIFVLNLPLAVVVVLLTVRHVPESRDDEATGRFDVPGAVLAALALGGVTYALTDAAEGFSAAVAVSALAGVLLAVAFVVVERRAAEPMLPLGLFSSRLFTVVNLVTLGIYGALGGIFFYLQVQLQTVAGFSPLVAGVAFAPVTLLMLLFSAGAGRLATRLGPRLPLTLGPLIAAAGVLLMLRIGSHASYWADVLPAAVLFGVGLTLLVAPLTATVLAAVEVRRAGIASGVNNAAARAAGLIAVAALPLLTGLSGDQYRVPSAVDSAFRTAVWICAGVLAGAGLLALATVPGKAPEAAPEPDATWYCQTTAPPVDPGHECPGSTAN; encoded by the coding sequence ATGGAGAACGGGATCAGGCTGCACAGCGCACAGGGCCGGTGGGTGGTGCTGGCCGCCGCCCTCGGGTCCGGGATGGCGATGCTGGACGGCACCGTGGTGAACGTGGCGCTGCCCCACATCGGCGCCGAACTGGGCGCCTCGCTGGCCTCGCTGCAGTGGACGGTCAACGCCTACCTGCTCACCCTGGCCGGCCTGATCCTGCTCGGCGGCTCGCTGGGCGACCGGTACGGGCGGCGGCGGGTCTTCCTGATCGGCGTGGTCTGGTTCGCGGCCGCCTCCGGGCTGTGCGCGATCGCCCCGACCGTCGGCGTGCTGATCGCCGCCCGGGCGCTGCAGGGCATCGGCGGGGCGCTGCTCACCCCCGGGTCGCTGGCACTGCTCCAGGCCACCTTCCACCCGGACGACCGCTCGGCCGCCGTCGGCGCCTGGTCGGGCCTGGGCGGGGTGGCCACCGCCGTCGGGCCGCTGCTGGGCGGTTGGCTGGTCAGCGGGCCCGGCTGGCGGTGGATCTTCGTGCTGAACCTGCCGCTGGCCGTGGTGGTCGTCCTGCTGACGGTGCGCCACGTGCCGGAGAGCCGGGACGACGAGGCCACCGGGCGGTTCGACGTGCCCGGCGCGGTGCTGGCCGCGCTCGCGCTGGGCGGTGTGACCTACGCGCTGACCGATGCGGCCGAGGGCTTCTCCGCCGCGGTGGCCGTCTCGGCCCTGGCCGGGGTGCTCCTCGCGGTGGCCTTCGTGGTGGTGGAGCGGCGCGCCGCCGAGCCGATGCTGCCGCTGGGGCTCTTCTCCTCGCGGCTGTTCACCGTGGTCAACCTGGTCACCCTCGGCATCTACGGGGCGCTCGGCGGCATCTTCTTCTACCTGCAGGTCCAACTGCAGACGGTGGCGGGCTTCTCCCCGCTGGTCGCCGGAGTGGCGTTCGCGCCGGTGACCCTGCTGATGCTGCTCTTCTCGGCCGGCGCGGGTCGGCTGGCCACCCGGCTCGGTCCGCGGCTGCCGCTCACCCTCGGCCCGCTGATCGCCGCCGCCGGTGTGCTGCTGATGCTGCGGATCGGATCGCACGCCTCCTACTGGGCCGACGTGCTGCCGGCCGCCGTGCTCTTCGGAGTCGGGCTGACCCTGCTGGTGGCGCCGCTGACCGCGACGGTGCTGGCGGCGGTGGAGGTGCGCCGGGCCGGCATCGCCAGCGGGGTGAACAACGCGGCGGCCCGGGCCGCGGGCCTGATCGCGGTGGCCGCGCTGCCGCTGCTCACCGGGCTCAGCGGGGACCAGTACCGGGTGCCGTCGGCGGTGGACTCGGCGTTCCGGACGGCGGTGTGGATCTGCGCCGGGGTGCTGGCCGGGGCCGGGCTGCTGGCGCTGGCCACGGTGCCGGGCAAGGCCCCCGAGGCGGCGCCGGAGCCGGATGCCACCTGGTACTGCCAGACCACGGCACCGCCGGTGGACCCGGGGCACGAGTGCCCCGGGTCCACCGCGAACTGA